The Enterobacter sp. JBIWA008 genome has a segment encoding these proteins:
- the traV gene encoding type IV conjugative transfer system lipoprotein TraV, with translation MKNLLGAALLCSALTGCAGLNSDFDCNKTATDQCLTTGEANKLAAQGKSLDDLTAEKTAKKPAGETLPALRNSAPVVNPFRPVSAAATGTSAAKPAASRPLTTAPAKSSGSLVMPLATSSHATPVPVNTAGRVPVQRIPDATQRLWIAPWVDTDDNFHQPAVVEFVKNKSHWDESYRIIGEGGE, from the coding sequence ATGAAAAATCTACTGGGTGCTGCACTGCTGTGCAGCGCACTGACCGGCTGCGCCGGTCTCAATTCTGATTTCGACTGCAACAAGACCGCGACCGACCAGTGCCTGACTACCGGTGAGGCCAACAAGCTGGCCGCTCAGGGTAAAAGTCTGGATGACCTGACGGCAGAGAAAACCGCAAAAAAGCCTGCGGGTGAAACCCTGCCGGCACTGCGCAATTCAGCACCGGTCGTGAATCCCTTCCGTCCTGTCTCCGCCGCAGCAACCGGAACCAGCGCCGCTAAGCCTGCTGCATCGCGCCCTCTGACCACTGCGCCGGCGAAATCGTCTGGCTCGCTGGTCATGCCGCTGGCCACATCCAGTCATGCGACCCCTGTGCCGGTTAACACTGCAGGCCGCGTTCCGGTTCAGCGTATTCCTGACGCCACGCAGCGCCTGTGGATTGCACCCTGGGTGGACACGGACGACAACTTTCATCAGCCGGCTGTGGTCGAGTTCGTGAAAAACAAATCCCACTGGGATGAGAGCTACCGCATCATCGGGGAGGGCGGGGAATGA
- a CDS encoding DsbA family protein, with amino-acid sequence MKANKLAALIVTTYIGFISMAHASAPQPLFSPEQEARIGEIAADYLVSHPEILVTVSRKLQEQQETRKQKMFALSVMENQANLLHDPDTPAYGPDNAKVAVIEFFDYQCVFCSRFAPELEKVMKAQPDVRYLFKEWPIFGGRWEASLQAAQQGLTVWQKKGPQAYVTYHNAIYATGHNEGKLTAEDIHGAASKAGLTTPAPGDHTASLEKNSNLAEALGLTGTPGIIVMPVSGATPDTITVFPEAVTAVRLQAAIQKATAR; translated from the coding sequence ATGAAAGCAAACAAATTAGCAGCATTAATAGTTACAACATACATTGGCTTTATTTCAATGGCACACGCTTCGGCCCCTCAGCCCTTATTCAGCCCGGAGCAGGAGGCACGTATCGGCGAAATCGCTGCTGACTACCTGGTGTCGCACCCGGAGATACTGGTGACGGTCAGTCGTAAGCTGCAGGAACAGCAGGAGACACGTAAGCAGAAGATGTTTGCACTCAGCGTGATGGAGAATCAGGCGAACCTTCTGCATGATCCGGACACCCCGGCTTACGGGCCTGATAATGCAAAGGTCGCGGTGATTGAATTCTTTGATTACCAGTGCGTGTTCTGCAGCCGCTTCGCGCCGGAGCTGGAGAAGGTCATGAAAGCGCAGCCTGACGTCCGCTACCTCTTTAAGGAGTGGCCAATATTTGGTGGACGCTGGGAAGCTTCACTTCAGGCTGCGCAGCAGGGGCTGACGGTCTGGCAAAAGAAAGGGCCGCAGGCCTATGTCACCTATCACAATGCCATCTACGCCACCGGCCATAATGAAGGCAAACTGACGGCGGAGGATATTCACGGAGCAGCGTCAAAGGCGGGACTGACCACCCCAGCTCCTGGCGACCATACCGCATCCCTTGAGAAAAACAGTAACCTGGCTGAGGCGCTGGGACTCACCGGAACGCCGGGGATCATCGTCATGCCCGTTAGCGGAGCGACTCCTGACACCATCACGGTTTTCCCGGAAGCTGTAACCGCTGTAAGACTCCAGGCTGCAATCCAGAAAGCCACGGCCAGATAG
- a CDS encoding type II toxin-antitoxin system YafO family toxin, producing MALTAEYSHLTWDTFFQPTFAVYPELESQLQAEFITYKSTGAPSNLLGRDAPFDFPPFAVNANVLHIHVNLHFQLTWSARQENYNRTSDHYLIYTEHMWDSGRFLLMGLITPAHERMPARDTRLLSYFSEVAEDFHAS from the coding sequence ATGGCGTTAACGGCTGAGTATAGTCATCTCACGTGGGATACTTTTTTCCAGCCCACGTTTGCCGTTTACCCTGAGCTGGAGAGCCAGTTACAAGCAGAGTTCATTACGTATAAATCAACTGGCGCACCATCAAATCTTCTTGGAAGGGACGCCCCTTTTGATTTCCCGCCATTCGCTGTCAATGCTAACGTCCTGCATATTCACGTTAATCTGCATTTCCAGCTCACTTGGAGTGCCAGACAAGAGAATTACAACCGTACCTCAGATCACTATCTCATTTACACAGAACACATGTGGGATAGCGGCCGCTTTCTGCTGATGGGGCTGATAACACCGGCTCATGAACGTATGCCGGCGAGAGATACCCGGTTACTCAGCTACTTTTCTGAAGTTGCAGAAGATTTTCACGCTTCATAA
- a CDS encoding tyrosine-type recombinase/integrase, whose amino-acid sequence MTLMPDDEPELIPSPVAIPSDVDFLPALSGGDAPVSPARAYLLSLNSPRSRQTMASFLRIVAGMLGAATMDACSWGCLRRHHVMAVTELLRDTGRATATVNTYLSALKGVAKEAWMLKLMDVESFQHIRAVRNLRGSRLPRGRALPPEEILSLFGVCEADDSSIGVRDAAMLGVILGCGLRRSEAVGLDLSDIVTDERALRVLGKGNKERLAYMPAGTWQRLRMWIDEVRGEKDGPLFTRIRRFDTLTSDRLTDQAVYHVLQVRQRQAGIGKCAPHDLRRTFATAMLDNGEDLITVKDAMGHASVTTTQQYDRRGEARLRTARDRLDLI is encoded by the coding sequence ATGACACTGATGCCTGACGATGAACCAGAGCTGATCCCGTCGCCGGTGGCTATTCCCTCAGATGTGGATTTCCTGCCTGCGCTGTCAGGCGGTGATGCTCCGGTCAGTCCCGCCCGGGCCTACCTGCTTTCCCTGAACTCCCCCCGCAGCCGGCAGACCATGGCCTCTTTCCTCAGGATTGTCGCCGGCATGCTCGGCGCCGCCACCATGGATGCTTGCAGCTGGGGCTGCCTGCGGCGCCATCACGTGATGGCCGTGACCGAGCTGCTGCGCGACACCGGCCGGGCCACGGCCACCGTTAACACCTACCTATCGGCGCTCAAGGGCGTGGCGAAGGAAGCCTGGATGCTGAAGCTGATGGACGTCGAAAGCTTCCAGCACATCCGGGCGGTGCGTAATCTGCGCGGCAGCCGTCTCCCGCGCGGCCGGGCCCTACCGCCGGAGGAGATCCTGTCGCTGTTCGGTGTCTGCGAGGCCGATGACTCCAGCATCGGGGTGCGTGATGCTGCGATGCTGGGTGTTATTCTTGGCTGCGGCCTGCGACGCTCGGAGGCCGTAGGGCTTGATTTAAGTGACATTGTCACAGATGAGCGGGCACTCCGGGTACTGGGCAAGGGCAACAAGGAGCGCCTCGCCTACATGCCGGCCGGCACCTGGCAGCGGCTCAGAATGTGGATCGATGAGGTTCGGGGGGAAAAAGACGGGCCGCTGTTCACCCGCATTCGCCGGTTTGACACCCTGACGAGCGACCGACTGACCGACCAGGCGGTATACCATGTCCTGCAGGTGCGCCAGCGTCAGGCCGGGATAGGGAAATGTGCGCCGCACGACCTGCGTCGAACCTTTGCTACGGCCATGCTGGATAACGGCGAGGATTTAATCACGGTTAAGGATGCGATGGGGCATGCCAGCGTCACCACCACCCAGCAGTACGATCGCCGTGGAGAGGCGCGCCTGCGTACGGCGCGCGACCGTCTGGATCTGATATGA
- a CDS encoding nuclear transport factor 2 family protein, whose amino-acid sequence MKMIDKTISQFIDYYSAINMRPPHILNEIYHPDVILTDPFGCYYGLNKLKKALSPLVLNINVHYLLTDEPLKNDRSFAITWTLYWSHPVLTFNAIEELNGCTYACIYKGKIISQENYYDLGEFLYEKIPILKCAIKKNQDKSYG is encoded by the coding sequence ATGAAGATGATAGATAAAACAATAAGTCAGTTTATTGATTATTATAGCGCAATAAATATGCGCCCTCCTCATATACTCAATGAGATATATCACCCTGACGTAATTTTAACTGATCCTTTCGGGTGCTATTACGGTTTGAATAAATTAAAAAAAGCGTTGTCTCCGCTGGTGTTAAACATTAATGTACATTATCTGCTAACAGATGAACCACTGAAAAATGATCGTTCTTTCGCCATAACATGGACATTATACTGGTCACATCCAGTGTTAACGTTCAATGCAATTGAAGAACTAAATGGCTGCACATACGCATGCATATATAAAGGGAAAATAATCTCACAAGAAAATTATTATGACCTAGGTGAATTTCTTTATGAAAAAATACCAATTTTAAAGTGTGCTATCAAAAAAAATCAAGATAAATCATATGGATGA
- a CDS encoding tripartite tricarboxylate transporter substrate binding protein: MMNNKLYKLFLMLIFAISQVFFVSAFAESEIYPSKMIRLIVPFPPGGGADISGRIMAQHLSRELKVKVIVENKPGAGGNIGAFYVSKARSDGYTLLVSTLGPSVTNKIIYPKAGFDPELDLIPVALYSRTPMALVVNKSSPFNSVQDLVNTSKNSDAGLVYGSGGRGSTSHLGIELLKEMTGMKLTHIPYKGSAPALIDLIGGRLDFTLDSLPSVTPHIHSGNIKILAVAEKWRLKDLPDVPVLSEIPDLYNYEASGWVGLFAPKNTPPEVISVIARALTQPVDKIWIKGRLENIGAIYVGADTQEFKVFLNNEVKKWTPLAEKNSSK, translated from the coding sequence ATGATGAACAACAAATTATATAAATTATTTTTGATGCTTATATTTGCCATTAGTCAAGTTTTTTTCGTATCGGCTTTTGCTGAATCTGAAATTTACCCATCAAAAATGATAAGGTTGATAGTTCCTTTTCCTCCAGGTGGTGGTGCTGATATTTCTGGTCGTATAATGGCACAGCATTTATCTCGTGAGTTGAAGGTTAAAGTTATTGTTGAAAATAAACCTGGTGCAGGCGGGAATATAGGGGCGTTTTATGTATCAAAAGCTCGTTCAGATGGTTACACACTTTTGGTAAGCACATTAGGCCCCAGTGTTACTAACAAAATAATTTATCCAAAAGCAGGATTTGATCCTGAGCTCGACCTTATCCCTGTTGCTCTTTATTCCAGAACACCGATGGCTTTAGTTGTAAATAAGTCCTCTCCATTTAACAGTGTACAAGACTTAGTGAACACTTCCAAAAATAGTGATGCAGGACTTGTTTATGGTAGTGGAGGTCGGGGCTCTACTTCACATTTGGGTATTGAGTTGTTAAAAGAGATGACTGGTATGAAACTTACCCATATCCCGTATAAGGGAAGCGCACCCGCATTGATCGATCTCATAGGCGGTCGTTTAGATTTTACGCTAGATAGTCTTCCTTCTGTAACTCCACATATTCACTCAGGCAATATAAAAATTCTTGCAGTTGCCGAAAAATGGCGCCTCAAGGATCTACCAGATGTGCCAGTTCTTTCTGAGATTCCTGATTTATATAACTATGAAGCGTCAGGATGGGTTGGTTTATTTGCTCCAAAAAACACTCCCCCTGAAGTAATATCGGTTATCGCGCGTGCTTTGACTCAGCCAGTCGATAAGATATGGATCAAGGGTAGATTAGAAAATATAGGAGCTATTTATGTTGGTGCTGACACACAGGAATTTAAAGTTTTTTTAAATAATGAAGTTAAAAAGTGGACGCCGCTTGCTGAAAAAAACAGCTCAAAATAA
- a CDS encoding delta(1)-pyrroline-2-carboxylate reductase family protein, with translation MSLKVCLPWKKPGKIEKITRNAKETAHLIGHLALFNSLEKVCREYGEGKISCPPRTYISLPEHGHLFSMVASAHDITVHKLILVNPNNRKRDLPLVHSEVRVYDSKSGESILLLDGPTVTERRTAVLSAVGMRHLCSAPPSEGMLIGTGKLAISHLQAFNILFPNMSFWIKATSEAKAKEFCRKHSSIGVELRPCTSNVVPESVDVVITMTSSTNPVYSEPAIAGRLLIGVGTCNPNASEIFADTVRSSQVVIDEKTGGINEAGDLLQAKIDWSEVHSLSDILTSQPDFSRPIFFKTVGCAAWDLAAARVAIDTAR, from the coding sequence ATGAGTTTAAAAGTGTGTTTACCCTGGAAAAAACCTGGAAAAATAGAAAAAATTACTCGGAATGCTAAAGAGACTGCACATCTTATCGGGCATTTAGCACTATTTAATTCGCTTGAAAAGGTTTGCCGTGAATATGGCGAAGGGAAAATATCTTGCCCTCCACGCACCTATATATCCTTGCCTGAACACGGACATCTTTTTTCGATGGTTGCTAGTGCCCATGATATAACTGTACACAAACTAATCCTCGTTAATCCCAACAACCGCAAGCGAGATTTACCGCTAGTACATAGTGAGGTAAGGGTTTACGATTCAAAAAGTGGCGAATCAATATTATTACTGGATGGGCCTACAGTAACAGAAAGGCGTACAGCGGTATTAAGTGCAGTTGGTATGCGGCATCTCTGTTCTGCTCCGCCTTCTGAGGGAATGTTAATCGGTACGGGAAAACTGGCAATAAGTCACTTACAGGCATTTAATATATTGTTTCCTAATATGAGTTTTTGGATTAAAGCAACAAGTGAGGCTAAAGCTAAAGAGTTTTGCCGTAAACATTCTTCGATTGGTGTGGAATTACGCCCATGCACTAGTAACGTTGTCCCTGAGTCTGTAGATGTAGTTATAACTATGACTAGCAGTACTAATCCTGTTTATTCTGAACCAGCAATCGCTGGACGATTGCTTATTGGTGTAGGAACATGTAATCCAAATGCTTCTGAGATTTTTGCTGATACAGTACGTTCCAGTCAGGTGGTTATAGATGAAAAAACAGGCGGCATAAATGAGGCGGGTGATTTGCTTCAAGCGAAAATTGATTGGTCGGAGGTTCATTCGCTTTCCGATATTTTGACATCTCAACCTGATTTTTCACGCCCCATTTTTTTTAAGACTGTCGGTTGTGCCGCCTGGGATTTAGCAGCAGCTAGAGTTGCTATTGATACAGCTAGATAA
- a CDS encoding tripartite tricarboxylate transporter TctB family protein yields the protein MKSKKREWASSVVIFSIAIITLYGGLSYPRGTLENMGPGFFPLIIGGSMVVISIIMVAVPISQDKIEKVSTQELRAFFFLVGGFLAFVILGIYCGLVPATFSIVFISALGDKNNSPLSALILSLASVIAMLLFAFALQIQLPFFREM from the coding sequence TTGAAAAGTAAAAAAAGAGAGTGGGCTTCATCAGTGGTTATATTTTCAATCGCTATCATTACTCTGTATGGCGGACTTAGCTACCCGAGAGGAACATTAGAAAATATGGGGCCGGGTTTTTTTCCTTTAATTATAGGTGGGAGCATGGTTGTCATAAGTATAATCATGGTTGCAGTACCTATAAGTCAAGATAAGATCGAAAAAGTCTCCACGCAAGAATTACGAGCTTTCTTCTTCCTTGTTGGTGGTTTTTTAGCTTTCGTGATATTGGGCATTTATTGTGGTCTAGTACCTGCAACTTTCTCGATAGTGTTCATATCAGCACTAGGGGATAAAAATAATTCTCCGTTATCTGCGTTGATACTGTCCTTGGCAAGTGTTATTGCAATGTTACTCTTTGCATTTGCTCTTCAAATTCAGCTTCCATTTTTCCGCGAGATGTAA